cattaaagaaaataaacaaataaataaatagaatcaAAAACAAGAGCACCTCCAATATTGCATGAAATTCTTCTTTGGCTATCATCAGCCTATCAGTATCACTTGAATCAACAACATATATTATAGCTTGCGTGTTAGGAAAATAACACCTCCAGTATGGCCTAAACAAGAAGAATTGAAGTGTACAATGAGTGACAGCTCCAGAAAGCTTCAGAAATATATTCTCAAAGCCATGTCACCCAAAACTGAGTGAGCATATTAGAGTAAACATAACTTATTTTTCCAGATAATTTATCAGAGAAGACATAACTCCCGATAAAGATATATGACAAAATTACACAATATTCTCTGTCTAAAAGCATAGGAAAGTATTCCCATTGTAAGGAAATCCATTATATCTTTTTTCCGTCAAGATATTTATAAAGAAACAGGCCTGCCTGTGTTCTCTAATGACTATGCttctcaaaatagataaattTGTATGGTATAATAAGCGAATAGATTATGTGCTACAAATTACAGAATCATAGAATGAAAAGCAGTTACCTGATACTAGTTTGTCCACCTGCCATTAGCCAAAAAAAACCTCTATGTTAGAATATTGATCATGACTCTCCAAACAAATCAAAGTTCCCTTCATTAGCTTTACATAATTACACGCACTAATTGAATTCCTTCAGcgaattttcattttctatctAATCTATTTTCGCTGGAAATGGTATAGCATATGCCTAAGCCACCACTCTccaagaatttaaataaaaaaaaaggtggAAGCTGCTTTGCGTCTGTTTCTTGCTTAGAAACAATTAATAAGAAAACATAGCTTAGGTGTGGGACCTGAACTACCCCTCCTGGGACAACCCTACTTATAATTCAGTGCAGACATTTTTCAGAATCCAAAGGTTGCATCTCAATCAAATCCTTTTGACTGAATATAGGATTATATTCTACACTCCAAAAGTATGCTTGACACACATCAAGTTAGATCTTCTGAACCAAAAAATTATTGTTGCAATCAACACTAACACAAAGCATGAGGCCTCCTGCCACAAGGTGGGTTCTTATAAACTCTTTTGTatatgttactccctccgtccaccaattcaaggcctacttgcctttttgggacgtccacaaaaacaaggcctacctatttttggtaagtttttattcattatttaatcaaaaaagtcaaacattctttacaaaaaagtgggaccctttctccactcaactaataaaaatacacttcttcttaaaaagtgggaccctttctccactctaataaaaatacactttttcttaaaacccgtgtttttttccctaggcctttaattggtggacggagggagtattaaatattaaagaaaattaatgaTTCAAATAAAGAGAGGCGATTGCATCCACTTCAAAGTAAATGTAACTTCCTCCAAAAATCTATCTGGGACATCACATAAAGAACCAATAACCTAGGTCAGTACAACAATCTTCGATATATTTGACAATATTCCCATTGAGCAACAGTCTTTAGTGTGATGATTAGCACCTTCCACTGAATTACAACGCAAACAACTCAACTATGccatttcttttcctttcatATTTTAGGAATCTGATAAGACCTTTTACATAAAACTTACAAGTCCTTTAGATCCCCCCCATGTAGTACTGACAAATTTCAACGGTTGGCAGTAATGAATTGTCACGTTTTCATTAATCACAATTCCAGAGATCCAATGTGCGTGAAAAATGAGAAGCTTATACCATAACTTGAACAAAATAAAATGCTACAATTCTGAGTCAAATAACATAAAGCTACATGCAAGCAAATCATTCTAGAAAGGAAGTTTGAATCAACATACCTAGGTCCCAAACTTGAAACTTTATGTTGTTATATTGAACGGTTTCCACATTGAACCCAATTGCTGTAGAAAATAAAGAATGACACGTGagccaagaaaaataaaattttgttttctctTCACTGGATATAGATATACAAAGTTTGTGCATCAATACGGCTTAACTACGAAGCATTGACACACAGCTAAAAAAATACGAAATACAAGCTTAGGAGCAGAGAACCAGCTTGAATAACAATTACTTAGAAATAACTTAAATCATCCACACTCTACATTTATACATTTTTCTTCTACATAccaagttaaaaaaataagacTGAATACAATAATGCGATTCGaatatcatcaattcatcatagATTCATAAAAGAAAGCCGAAGCTGAAAATGTGACACTCACTTGGAATAGTGGAGACAACTTCGCCCATCTGAAGCCGATCTGCAAGAacagatattaaaaaaaaataagatcaAAAACCCACAAAGACGCGAGTCAACAATATGCAAGCGCGAAAGCACAAATCCATACAAAGAATGGTAGTTTTTCCCGCATTGTCGAGCCCCAGGACAAGGATCCGAGCTTCCTTATTCCCAAACAGCGACGAAAACAACCGCGTAAAAACAATTCCCATCACTCTCTCTTCACCTTCAAATTCGATCTCACGAGGAAAAAGAATTCGAAAACTCCAGATTGGTTCGAGCAAAATATCAGCACTTTATCATCCTTCAAAGGAGTTTCGCAACAATGAAATTGTAGCCACTATTACGTAGCGTAGCTAAAGTTTGCAGTAGAGGACGCAAATGGGAGGATCTACCGGAGAGAATGAATGCGATTTGGGTGGGTTGAATTGTGAATATCAGAAGTAATGGTGGCGAATTTGCTATTTTAACAGAGATTCGGGACACATGGGACCAAACTTGGTTTCTACATAAGTAAACGtggcttttcttttctttttcttttttgcgtTGATTgttgttttcttctttttaattcGCTTTGtttgtctttttcttttcttttttgtgtgATAAATTCGCTTAAGTTTAGAAGAAAAtgcccctcaaaaaaaaaaaaaaatgaaaagttaaCGGTTCAGACTTTAGATGAGCCATGCactaattttataataataataataataataagaattaattgcatataaattattgaactttgaacaaattctcattttgcacatgaatattaaaatctttattaaaattactcaattattaatttcttttcattttacatatttgtttattttccgatcaaattttgagtttGAAATAACGTCGTTTCCATCCAACTATATATTACAATGTCAATTCTATTTTTTCACACGGTCATATTTATGCTACGCAAGCATATTCATGCCAAACGAGTATTATTTATACCATGTTACCACGAtgaaaaatgaacaaatatgtaaaatgagaagaaattaatagttgagtaattttaataaagattttaaagttcatatgcaaaatgagaatttattaaaagttcagtaatttatatgtaattaatcataataataatagtaatttgAGCTTTTTTTATCCTCACAAGAGTGAAAAAATTACCCACACAAATATGAAAAAACTACCCGCACATAGACGGGATTGTGGGGATATTTGAATAAATCCCTGAGTTAGAATTGATACATTTGTTGTGCCGCCGTAGTGATTTGGTCATCACTCATGGCGCTCGCTAATTGGCTCGACATTTTTCGTAAATGGACTTTCAAACATTTACGTCCTTTTGAACTCGAGCTTGATTCTGACAGCACTTGGCTCGTTAAGCTAGTGAACATATTTGAATTTGATTGTTTGCAAACATGTTTGTGAGCTTATTCAAGAACCTTCAATCAAGTTAGTACACAAtccttaaacgagtcgagctcgagtaaCATATTAGTTAAGAAATTTTTCCTAAATTTTTAACGAATTCGAGCTCAAACACCAtgtatacgaacatctaacgagttgagctcaagctcgaattcgacattatcgagtaTCACACGAGCTGAGCTCAAACCAAGCTCAAGCTAAAGCTCGGTAACTGGgggacgagccgagctcgaacagcAAGCCAAAAGCTCGAATTGAGCTTGAACACCCGAATATTCAAACAAGTCGAGCTTGAGCCCGCTAGTATTCAACTCGCCTCGACTCGTTTATAGCTCTAGTATTAGGAGGTCGTTGCTCGATGTATTTCCTTGTGATTTCCCTCCAATAGACGAGAGCCTTTTGATCAGCTCTCTTGACGATGTTTAGCGTCGCCTCGATCTACAAGGTACATATGAGTTCCGTCTCCGTAGAGTGTAGCCGTCGTGTTGCTTAATTGACTACGGCATGACAGGTATCTCGGTGATTTCATTGTCttaaaacaatttttttgttCTAGTTTATCCCCCTCAAGACCCGCCGGAGTGAAGGCGTTTGATTATTAAGATAATGGAAAACAAGCACCGCCGAAAAAACTGGAAGCCCCAACGACATGATTTTGTAGGTTGTTCCACTaattttcaaattcacaaatctgtattaatattaatatagatTTCATCTCCTTAATTGCATAGAAAATACTACTATTCACTCCTTCTCATTATTGTGTGTTATTAAGAAGAAGAatgattaaagaataaaagtgATAGAAAGTTGCAGAGCTCCACAACTTTTTGTGAGGGTAGGTGGTTTCTTTTTATGAAATAGACCATTATCAATGGAACaagcaaaaaaatgaaaatgaaccaTTATCAAtgaaacagagggagtataatttaaaaatattaaaatttaaaatagttataattaaacaatcaaGTAAACTTAACAAGCCATGAGATGaagtgaaaaatatatatatatatatatatatatatatatatttaaagtgATCCTTGTATAAACTAATCTTTAATAGACTTATTTAAAGCTAAAAGAGTATATAATTAGATTCTTCTCAGAAAAATTAAGGGGAAAGAAATATGCATAGAGTGAAAGTTGTGCAACTATACGATCTCTTAATGAAAGAAAAGTGAATGTAGCCTAGTTTATTGAAGCAAATAAAGGGAAAAAGGTCCACTCTATATTGCAGACTGGAATATCATCTCCGCCAACTCCTGCAATCACGATTtgaatgaatgaaatgtttaaaACTCAAGCAACTCTACAATCTACAATTGTTGTTACCTGCTTAGCAGAACCAACTTTGGATTCCCCCCATTTTATAGCCTTCTTCTCCAGTAGATCGAAATCAGCCTTTCCAGCCTGTTGCATCA
This is a stretch of genomic DNA from Salvia miltiorrhiza cultivar Shanhuang (shh) unplaced genomic scaffold, IMPLAD_Smil_shh original_scaffold_293, whole genome shotgun sequence. It encodes these proteins:
- the LOC131003914 gene encoding ADP-ribosylation factor 1-like, producing MGIVFTRLFSSLFGNKEARILVLGLDNAGKTTILYRLQMGEVVSTIPTIGFNVETVQYNNIKFQVWDLGGQTSIRPYWRCYFPNTQAIIYVVDSSDTDRLMIAKEEFHAILEEEELKGSVVLLFANKQDLPGALDDAAITEALELHKIKNRQWAIFKTSAIKGEGLFEGLDWLSNTLKSGGS